A window of Ignavibacterium sp. contains these coding sequences:
- the citF gene encoding citrate lyase subunit alpha, whose product MKLIKNAAGRLVPTEVNGQEQIPFKGVNKHKPTGYKAKPPIRSCVDYPWDGNKLVKDLNTALKKAGIKDGMTISTHHHFRNGDYVTNILFDIIHEMGIKNIRWFPSASFPVHQHLIKYLEDGTIHHIEGSMNGPLGKFTSEGKMKGVGVLRSHGGRYQAVQDGEVHIDIAVIAAPTADSFGNATGDRGPAACGPLGFALVDSEYADKVIVVTDNLVPFPCYPWMIQGNNVDYVVKIDSIGDPSKIVSGTTEITKSPDRLLIAEYIAQFLDEAGIMKDGFSFQAGAGGTSLAFIPFLKERMKAKNVKARFVRGGSTKYLVELLNEGFTDYILDGQTFDLEGVKSLRENPNHINTSPFTSYNFHGKGNFASIVDAAILGATEVDINFNANVVTHSDGYLLHGIGGWQNCLYSKCTILAIPSFRDRIPVIVDEVTTLCGPGELIDVIVTERGIAINPKRKDLLKAVKDSSLPIRDIKEIKKEVDTICGGKPAKPKLNKDKVVAIVKWVDGTVLDSVFQVDTN is encoded by the coding sequence ATGAAATTAATAAAAAACGCTGCTGGAAGATTAGTTCCAACCGAAGTAAACGGACAAGAGCAAATTCCCTTTAAGGGAGTCAACAAACACAAACCAACAGGTTACAAAGCAAAACCACCAATCAGGAGTTGTGTTGATTATCCGTGGGATGGAAATAAACTAGTAAAAGATTTAAATACTGCTTTGAAGAAAGCTGGAATAAAAGATGGAATGACAATTTCAACTCACCATCATTTTCGAAACGGTGACTATGTTACCAATATTTTATTTGATATCATTCACGAGATGGGAATAAAAAATATAAGATGGTTTCCTTCTGCATCATTTCCAGTCCATCAACACTTAATAAAGTATCTTGAAGACGGAACGATCCATCACATCGAAGGAAGTATGAACGGACCTTTAGGAAAATTTACTTCCGAAGGTAAGATGAAAGGAGTTGGAGTCCTTCGTTCACACGGAGGAAGATATCAGGCAGTGCAGGATGGAGAAGTTCACATTGATATAGCTGTTATTGCTGCACCTACTGCAGATTCTTTTGGAAATGCAACCGGAGACCGTGGTCCTGCAGCTTGTGGACCACTTGGTTTTGCACTGGTGGATTCGGAATATGCCGATAAAGTAATTGTTGTAACCGATAATCTTGTTCCATTTCCCTGCTATCCCTGGATGATTCAGGGTAACAATGTTGATTATGTAGTCAAGATTGATTCAATTGGTGATCCCTCAAAAATTGTCTCCGGAACAACTGAAATTACCAAGTCACCTGACAGACTTTTAATTGCTGAATACATTGCACAATTTCTTGATGAAGCAGGAATAATGAAAGATGGATTTTCATTTCAGGCAGGTGCAGGCGGAACTTCTCTTGCATTCATTCCATTTCTGAAAGAACGAATGAAAGCAAAAAATGTTAAAGCAAGATTCGTTCGTGGAGGAAGCACTAAATATCTTGTTGAACTTTTGAATGAAGGGTTCACCGATTACATTCTTGATGGGCAAACTTTTGATCTCGAAGGTGTTAAAAGTCTTCGGGAAAATCCTAATCATATAAATACTTCGCCTTTCACGAGTTACAATTTTCATGGTAAAGGGAATTTCGCTTCAATCGTTGATGCTGCGATTCTTGGTGCGACTGAAGTCGATATAAACTTTAATGCAAATGTTGTAACGCACTCCGACGGTTATCTATTACATGGAATAGGAGGTTGGCAGAATTGTCTTTACTCAAAATGTACAATACTTGCTATTCCATCTTTCCGTGACAGAATTCCTGTAATTGTTGATGAAGTTACTACTCTTTGTGGTCCTGGAGAACTTATTGATGTGATTGTAACTGAAAGAGGAATAGCGATAAATCCAAAACGAAAAGATTTATTGAAAGCAGTAAAAGATTCATCACTACCAATTCGTGATATAAAAGAAATAAAGAAAGAAGTCGATACAATCTGTGGTGGAAAACCTGCTAAACCAAAGTTGAATAAAGATAAAGTTGTTGCCATTGTAAAATGGGTTGATGGAACAGTACTCGATTCTGTTTTTCAGGTAGATACAAATTGA
- a CDS encoding aldolase/citrate lyase family protein, with amino-acid sequence MKTKTLNKSIAGKRGDNIRSDCYIEIQLKESGGIKLELKSKVEVMYGESIRELIFEMCDYFNLKNAKIICEDYGALPFVIAARFELAVKRLFPNTKKEFLLPFIKQNEYTTTKDRLRRTRLYLPGNEPKFFINAGLHSPDGIILDLEDSVAPSEKDAAQLLVRNALRSVDFYGAERMVRINQLPKGIDDLKFIVPHNVHVILIPKCESAEQVKAVEKEVEKLKKQFDIKSEIYFMPIIESALGVIKSYEIASGSKLNCALAIGLEDYTADIGTQRTNEGRESIFARQMLVNAARAASIQPIDTVFSDVADMEGLRQSVIEAKSLGFEGKGCIHPRQIPVVHQAFAPTADEIEKAKKIVLAFEEAEKKGLGVVALGSKMIDPPVVKRAIKTIDLAIQNNLLNKNWRKEVVH; translated from the coding sequence ATGAAAACCAAAACCTTGAACAAAAGTATTGCAGGTAAACGTGGCGATAACATTCGCTCGGATTGTTACATAGAAATTCAACTTAAGGAATCTGGTGGGATTAAACTCGAGTTGAAAAGTAAAGTAGAAGTAATGTACGGAGAATCAATCCGCGAATTAATATTTGAGATGTGCGATTACTTTAATCTGAAAAATGCAAAAATAATTTGCGAAGACTACGGTGCATTACCTTTTGTTATCGCAGCAAGATTCGAACTCGCCGTAAAAAGATTATTCCCAAATACTAAAAAAGAATTCCTTCTGCCATTTATTAAACAGAACGAATATACAACTACCAAAGACAGATTAAGAAGAACAAGATTATATCTGCCTGGCAATGAACCGAAATTTTTTATTAACGCAGGATTACATTCGCCTGATGGAATAATTCTAGATCTTGAAGATTCAGTTGCGCCATCTGAAAAAGATGCCGCTCAATTGCTGGTTAGAAATGCGCTTCGTTCAGTTGATTTTTATGGTGCAGAAAGAATGGTGAGAATAAATCAATTACCAAAAGGAATTGATGATTTGAAATTTATAGTTCCACATAATGTACATGTGATTTTAATTCCTAAATGCGAATCTGCCGAACAGGTAAAAGCAGTAGAAAAAGAAGTTGAGAAACTAAAAAAACAATTTGATATAAAATCAGAAATTTATTTTATGCCGATAATTGAAAGCGCACTTGGTGTTATAAAATCTTATGAAATTGCCTCAGGATCAAAACTGAATTGTGCTCTCGCAATCGGATTGGAAGATTACACAGCAGACATCGGTACTCAAAGAACAAATGAAGGACGCGAAAGTATTTTTGCCCGACAGATGTTAGTTAATGCAGCTCGTGCTGCAAGCATTCAACCAATTGATACAGTATTTTCTGATGTTGCAGATATGGAAGGTCTTCGTCAAAGTGTTATTGAAGCAAAGTCACTTGGATTTGAAGGAAAAGGTTGCATTCATCCAAGACAAATTCCTGTTGTGCATCAGGCATTTGCTCCAACTGCAGATGAAATTGAGAAAGCTAAAAAAATTGTACTTGCATTTGAAGAAGCTGAGAAAAAAGGACTTGGTGTTGTAGCACTGGGAAGTAAGATGATTGATCCACCTGTAGTTAAAAGAGCAATTAAAACAATTGACCTTGCAATTCAAAATAATCTGTTAAACAAAAATTGGAGAAAGGAAGTAGTACACTGA
- a CDS encoding four helix bundle protein, with the protein MKLEELQVYQLSMNIAERIWNIVIEWDYFAKDVVGKQLMRAVDSVAANLSEGFGRYFYKENKQFCYYSRGSLYETKTWIRKAFNRKLIEEKIYLELITEIETIGVKLNNYIKTIGRTPNNK; encoded by the coding sequence GTGAAATTAGAAGAGTTGCAAGTTTATCAATTGTCAATGAACATTGCTGAAAGGATTTGGAATATTGTTATTGAATGGGATTATTTTGCAAAGGATGTCGTTGGTAAGCAGTTAATGAGAGCTGTTGATTCGGTTGCAGCAAATTTAAGTGAAGGGTTCGGGAGATATTTTTATAAAGAGAATAAACAGTTTTGTTATTATTCAAGAGGCTCTCTATATGAAACTAAAACCTGGATTCGAAAAGCTTTTAACAGAAAACTCATAGAAGAAAAGATTTATCTCGAACTTATTACTGAGATTGAAACAATTGGAGTCAAATTGAATAATTACATCAAAACTATTGGTAGAACTCCAAACAATAAATGA
- a CDS encoding MmgE/PrpD family protein, producing MNKSISRTIAEFAVNLQYKDLPKEVIHEVKRYLYDSVGCAFGGYHTKDVRIIRNIYKDMGGTEEATVLVFGDKIPAVNATLVNSLMIRALDFNDIYWKEDPSHPSDLIPAALATAEMVGASMEEVITAIVLAYEFEQRLCEFAVPGIRERKWHHATLTQFVSPIVAGKILGLTVEQMVNAIGINGSHNHTIGCPTAGKLTMMKNTVDPMAVQSGVFAAMMAQRGYTGTEAVFEGKEGFMDCFFGWDVKEQKVKPVQMQGRETLGEWKWDVDKLIGGLGDSYKILECSMKAFPTEALTHTHISATLKVVTKNNISYDQIESVTITTIARACDILFDPHKYRPESRETADHSLPYCIAAALVDHKITTQSFSEEKLKDPRIWEVIDKIHGEASEEFEKMFPAKQPSKVVIKTKDGREFSEYLEYPKGDPREPMTMEDLDNKFEGLSEKLLVAGRRKEIKDAIFNAELMTAREFMKKMIL from the coding sequence ATGAACAAATCCATCTCAAGAACAATCGCTGAGTTTGCAGTTAATCTGCAATACAAAGACTTACCAAAAGAAGTTATCCACGAAGTAAAAAGATATCTCTACGATTCTGTAGGATGTGCTTTCGGTGGATATCACACAAAGGATGTTAGAATAATTCGTAACATCTACAAAGATATGGGAGGAACCGAAGAAGCAACGGTATTGGTATTTGGAGATAAAATTCCTGCAGTTAATGCTACACTGGTAAACTCTCTTATGATTCGTGCACTTGACTTCAATGATATTTACTGGAAAGAAGATCCATCTCATCCATCAGACCTGATTCCAGCAGCACTTGCAACTGCTGAAATGGTTGGTGCATCAATGGAAGAAGTTATTACAGCAATCGTTCTTGCTTATGAATTTGAACAACGACTTTGTGAATTTGCTGTACCAGGAATTCGTGAAAGAAAATGGCATCACGCAACACTAACCCAATTTGTCTCTCCCATTGTTGCAGGAAAAATTCTTGGATTGACAGTTGAGCAGATGGTAAATGCAATTGGAATAAACGGAAGCCACAATCATACAATTGGATGTCCGACTGCTGGCAAACTTACAATGATGAAAAACACTGTTGATCCGATGGCCGTTCAGTCCGGAGTTTTTGCAGCAATGATGGCTCAAAGAGGTTACACAGGAACTGAAGCAGTATTTGAAGGTAAAGAAGGATTTATGGACTGTTTCTTTGGTTGGGATGTAAAAGAACAGAAAGTTAAACCTGTTCAGATGCAGGGACGCGAAACTCTTGGTGAATGGAAATGGGATGTTGATAAACTTATTGGTGGACTTGGTGACTCCTATAAAATCCTTGAATGCAGTATGAAGGCATTCCCTACTGAAGCATTAACTCATACTCACATTTCTGCAACACTAAAAGTGGTAACTAAGAATAACATATCTTATGATCAGATTGAATCTGTAACAATCACAACAATAGCAAGAGCTTGCGATATACTTTTTGATCCGCACAAATATCGTCCGGAGTCTCGTGAGACTGCAGATCATTCACTTCCCTATTGTATTGCAGCCGCTTTGGTAGATCATAAAATTACAACTCAATCTTTCTCCGAAGAGAAACTTAAAGACCCGAGAATATGGGAAGTGATTGATAAAATTCATGGTGAAGCATCTGAAGAGTTTGAAAAAATGTTTCCGGCAAAACAACCAAGTAAAGTAGTAATAAAGACAAAAGACGGAAGAGAATTTTCGGAATATCTTGAATATCCAAAAGGTGATCCGCGCGAACCGATGACAATGGAAGACCTTGATAATAAATTCGAAGGACTTTCTGAAAAACTTCTTGTTGCCGGAAGAAGAAAAGAAATAAAGGACGCAATCTTTAATGCAGAGTTGATGACTGCCAGAGAGTTTATGAAGAAGATGATTTTATGA
- the lysF gene encoding homoaconitase, whose protein sequence is MSQTLIEKIAQRFAVGLTPQHEVHAGDYLSIKPAYVMTHDNTGAVIPKFKSIGATKLANPRQVVITLDHNVQDKSEKNLEKYKKIEEFAKTMGADFYPAGRGIGHQIMCEEGYAWPLTMAVASDSHSNMYGGLGCLGTPIVRTDAAAIWATGRTWWQVPPIARVTLTGKLRKGVTGKDLIIALCGYFNHDEVLNHAIEFVGDGVKSLSVDERLAISNMTTEWGALAGVFPVDEITIQWLRNRADYISKRGLEGVASDIDGNGIHPRVNNKRIDELEKNILKADEDAFYAKELIIDLSTIEPFVSGPNTVKTFAPVSELKNKDVKINKAYLVSCVNSRLDDIKEAAEVVKGKKVAEGVKFYIAAASSEVQKEAEKLGYWQTLLEAGAIPLPPGCGPCIGLGTGLLEDGEVGISATNRNFKGRMGSPNAFAYLASPAVVASSAIAGKIDYNWNNGGHKILGSVKVNSKKADKKTTVKIIEGFKPVVEGELIFCHQDNLNTDGIYPGKYTYNDDMTPQQQAEVVMENYDPEFVKIAKAGDILVGGFNFGTGSSREQAATALKYKGIQLVIAGTFNETYKRNALNNGFLLIECPELINDLKAKFGAQKLTVKTGMIAKIDFQNSVINVDSKSYTIDPVGEAAQELIVTGGLEEWVKKNLGS, encoded by the coding sequence ATGAGTCAAACACTAATAGAAAAAATAGCTCAAAGGTTTGCTGTTGGATTAACTCCGCAGCACGAAGTTCACGCAGGTGATTATCTTTCAATCAAACCTGCTTATGTAATGACGCACGACAATACTGGTGCAGTGATTCCCAAGTTCAAATCAATCGGTGCAACAAAACTTGCCAATCCAAGACAGGTGGTAATCACACTTGATCATAATGTGCAGGATAAATCCGAAAAGAATCTTGAGAAGTATAAAAAGATTGAAGAGTTTGCTAAGACTATGGGAGCCGATTTTTATCCGGCGGGAAGAGGAATCGGACATCAGATTATGTGCGAAGAAGGTTATGCCTGGCCTCTAACAATGGCAGTTGCATCTGATAGTCATTCAAATATGTATGGTGGATTAGGTTGTCTTGGTACTCCAATCGTAAGAACTGATGCTGCTGCAATCTGGGCTACAGGAAGAACCTGGTGGCAGGTTCCTCCGATTGCCAGAGTTACTTTAACCGGCAAATTAAGAAAAGGAGTAACCGGCAAAGATTTGATTATTGCTTTATGCGGATACTTTAATCACGATGAAGTATTAAATCATGCTATTGAATTTGTCGGAGACGGAGTAAAAAGTTTATCAGTAGATGAACGACTTGCAATTTCTAATATGACAACAGAATGGGGTGCACTTGCAGGAGTTTTCCCGGTTGATGAAATAACTATTCAATGGTTAAGAAATCGTGCCGACTATATTTCCAAACGCGGACTAGAAGGAGTTGCATCAGACATTGATGGAAATGGTATTCATCCAAGGGTGAACAATAAACGAATTGATGAACTTGAAAAAAACATTTTGAAAGCAGATGAAGATGCATTCTATGCAAAGGAACTTATAATTGATTTATCTACCATCGAACCTTTTGTTTCCGGACCAAACACAGTTAAAACTTTCGCACCAGTTTCTGAATTAAAAAATAAGGATGTTAAAATCAATAAAGCCTATCTCGTTTCCTGTGTTAATAGCAGACTTGATGATATTAAAGAAGCAGCAGAGGTTGTTAAAGGGAAAAAAGTAGCCGAAGGAGTAAAATTTTATATTGCTGCCGCATCAAGTGAAGTGCAGAAAGAAGCTGAAAAACTTGGTTATTGGCAAACTTTACTTGAAGCTGGTGCAATTCCTCTTCCTCCGGGTTGCGGTCCTTGTATTGGTTTGGGAACCGGACTGCTTGAAGACGGCGAGGTGGGAATTTCTGCAACCAACAGAAACTTTAAAGGAAGAATGGGCTCGCCGAATGCATTTGCCTATCTTGCTTCTCCTGCGGTTGTAGCTTCATCGGCAATTGCAGGAAAGATTGATTACAACTGGAATAATGGTGGTCATAAAATTCTCGGTAGTGTTAAAGTAAATTCAAAGAAAGCTGATAAGAAAACAACCGTAAAAATTATAGAGGGCTTCAAACCAGTTGTTGAAGGAGAATTAATTTTTTGTCACCAGGATAATCTTAATACTGATGGAATTTACCCCGGCAAATACACTTATAATGATGATATGACTCCGCAACAACAAGCTGAAGTTGTAATGGAGAATTATGATCCTGAATTTGTAAAGATTGCAAAAGCTGGTGATATTCTTGTAGGTGGATTTAATTTCGGTACAGGCTCTTCGCGTGAACAAGCTGCAACAGCGTTAAAGTATAAAGGTATTCAGTTAGTTATTGCCGGAACTTTTAATGAAACATATAAACGAAATGCTTTGAATAATGGATTTCTTCTGATTGAATGCCCTGAACTGATAAATGATTTGAAAGCAAAATTTGGTGCACAAAAACTGACAGTTAAAACCGGAATGATTGCAAAGATTGATTTTCAGAATTCAGTCATTAATGTTGATAGCAAGTCATATACAATTGATCCGGTCGGTGAAGCTGCACAGGAATTAATTGTCACTGGAGGACTTGAGGAATGGGTAAAAAAGAACCTCGGAAGTTAA
- a CDS encoding HD domain-containing protein yields MREKVLSIWPEIKWIKDEQLREKVLDCWIYAIENSVLSPEDLEVIPFSLLIKDCKISFMNHKRTAVQLSVDIAKRMKENFGDEIKIDMDILIAGAILIDVGKLIEYDKVDGQLTTSKAGKLLRHPFSGVAIADRFGLPPEVQHIIAYHAKEGDLAKRSVEAIIVHHADFVSFDPFKA; encoded by the coding sequence ATGCGCGAAAAAGTTTTATCTATCTGGCCTGAAATAAAATGGATTAAAGATGAGCAATTACGGGAAAAAGTTCTTGACTGCTGGATTTATGCAATTGAAAATTCGGTTCTCAGTCCTGAAGATCTTGAAGTAATTCCCTTTTCACTTCTGATTAAAGATTGCAAAATTTCTTTTATGAATCATAAACGAACTGCTGTTCAGCTTTCTGTAGATATTGCAAAACGAATGAAAGAAAATTTTGGTGATGAAATTAAGATTGATATGGATATTCTTATTGCAGGCGCAATTCTGATTGATGTTGGTAAGTTAATAGAATATGATAAAGTTGATGGACAACTTACAACAAGTAAAGCAGGAAAATTACTTCGTCATCCATTCAGTGGAGTCGCGATTGCGGACAGATTCGGTCTTCCACCTGAGGTTCAGCATATTATTGCTTATCACGCAAAAGAAGGTGATCTTGCAAAACGAAGTGTTGAAGCAATAATTGTTCATCATGCAGATTTTGTATCGTTCGATCCTTTTAAGGCTTAA
- a CDS encoding carbon starvation protein A produces the protein MNGIELIIIAVVMYAVAYKLYGNFLIKRLEVNNSNPTPSHTMNDGVDYCPAKPPVLLGHHFASIAGAGPIVGPVIAAGFGWVPVYLWVLFGAVFIGGVHDFSSIISSVRHQSKSIGFIIQTYIGESGKRLFLLFSWATLILVIAVFTIIVADTFTHIPSSATSSILFILLAIVFGLAIYRFKVPLTIGTIVGVILLFLCIVAGNYFPIQLSTIWWQLILFAYIFAASVTPVWILLQPRDYLNSFFLYALMIGGLIGVFFAAPSINIPAFSSFSLDKVGYLFPALFVTVACGAISGFHSLVGSGTTAKQLDKETDARLVGYGGMLIEGLLAVLSLTAVASMVNKEFIDILVNKGPVPAFSLGVARFLNAIPFLNISVEAGQTFSALAVSAFALTSLDTATRLARFMFQEFFEVKDQPEKKSVLQNRFVATGITVAVGAALTFSGQTMSIWPVFGSANQLLAALALLALTAWIAYLRKGILFVMIPMLFMFAVTLTSLGMLVITNFNSSNYTLSIISLLLFLLAVSLGFKTYNVLVNGKETAKEII, from the coding sequence ATGAATGGAATAGAACTCATAATAATCGCAGTTGTAATGTATGCTGTTGCTTACAAGTTGTACGGTAACTTTCTCATCAAACGACTTGAAGTGAATAACAGCAACCCGACTCCTTCTCATACAATGAATGATGGAGTTGATTACTGTCCTGCCAAACCACCAGTTTTACTTGGTCATCATTTTGCATCCATTGCCGGAGCCGGACCGATCGTCGGACCAGTAATTGCAGCAGGATTTGGCTGGGTTCCTGTTTATTTGTGGGTTTTATTCGGTGCAGTTTTTATCGGTGGTGTTCATGATTTTTCTTCAATCATCTCTTCAGTCCGACATCAAAGCAAATCAATCGGATTTATAATTCAAACCTACATTGGTGAAAGTGGTAAAAGATTATTTCTTCTTTTTTCCTGGGCAACTTTAATTCTTGTTATTGCTGTTTTCACAATTATTGTTGCTGATACATTTACTCATATTCCAAGTTCAGCAACATCATCAATTCTTTTCATTTTGCTTGCGATTGTTTTTGGATTGGCTATCTACAGATTTAAAGTTCCTCTGACAATCGGAACAATAGTTGGAGTAATCTTACTCTTTTTATGTATTGTTGCAGGAAATTATTTTCCAATTCAGTTAAGCACTATTTGGTGGCAACTAATTTTATTTGCATACATATTTGCTGCATCGGTTACACCGGTTTGGATATTACTTCAACCAAGAGATTATCTGAATTCATTTTTCCTTTACGCATTGATGATTGGCGGACTGATTGGAGTTTTTTTTGCAGCACCATCAATAAATATTCCTGCATTCAGTTCATTCTCATTGGATAAAGTTGGGTATCTCTTCCCTGCATTGTTTGTTACAGTCGCTTGTGGTGCAATAAGTGGTTTTCATTCTTTGGTGGGGAGTGGAACAACCGCCAAACAACTTGACAAAGAAACTGATGCCAGACTTGTTGGTTATGGTGGGATGTTAATTGAAGGTTTACTTGCAGTTTTATCACTTACTGCAGTAGCATCAATGGTTAACAAAGAATTTATTGATATTCTTGTAAACAAAGGACCTGTTCCGGCATTCTCACTAGGTGTTGCAAGATTTCTGAATGCAATTCCTTTTTTGAATATTTCAGTTGAAGCAGGCCAAACATTTTCTGCGCTTGCTGTTTCTGCATTTGCACTTACTTCATTGGACACAGCAACCCGACTTGCAAGGTTTATGTTTCAGGAATTTTTTGAAGTTAAAGACCAACCTGAGAAAAAATCTGTATTACAAAATCGTTTTGTAGCCACCGGAATCACAGTTGCAGTAGGTGCTGCATTAACATTCAGTGGACAGACAATGTCCATCTGGCCGGTTTTCGGAAGTGCGAACCAACTGCTTGCAGCTCTTGCTTTATTGGCTTTGACTGCCTGGATAGCTTATTTACGAAAAGGAATATTATTCGTAATGATACCTATGCTTTTTATGTTTGCTGTAACACTAACATCACTTGGAATGTTGGTAATTACTAATTTTAATTCTTCTAATTATACTTTGTCAATAATTTCATTGCTACTTTTTCTTTTAGCTGTTTCACTTGGGTTTAAAACTTATAATGTTCTTGTGAATGGAAAGGAAACTGCAAAGGAAATTATTTGA
- a CDS encoding isocitrate/isopropylmalate family dehydrogenase: MKRTIVAMPGDGIGKTVLPEAIRVLDAVGFEAEYVHGDIGWEFWCKEGNALPQRTIDLLAKHKIGLFGAITSKPKDAAEKELDPSLKGKGYSYFSPIVGMRQHFNLDICIRPCISFKGNPLNFIRKDGKGGYEEPMVNAVIFRQNTEGLYAGIEWTNPPKNVLDAFASHPKWKAFANVPPEEMAISTRIVTRKAATRIIRAAFEYAKKYGYKNVTVCEKPNVLRETSGMMLKIGKEIAKEYPDIALWDTNIDAQMMWLTKNPEDYGVIVAENMFGDIISDGFAGLVGGLGFACSANLGEEVAVFEPTHGSAPKYQELNPSIVNPIAMILSACMMLDHLGENEKAERIRKAIAKVIEEGKVKTYDMMKLRGGPDVFKYGAASTQQMTDEIIKNL; the protein is encoded by the coding sequence ATGAAAAGAACAATCGTCGCAATGCCCGGAGATGGCATTGGAAAAACCGTCCTTCCCGAAGCAATCAGAGTGTTAGATGCAGTTGGTTTCGAAGCTGAATATGTTCACGGCGATATTGGTTGGGAATTCTGGTGTAAAGAAGGAAATGCACTTCCACAAAGAACAATTGATTTACTTGCAAAGCATAAAATAGGATTATTTGGTGCAATCACTTCCAAACCAAAAGATGCTGCTGAAAAAGAACTTGATCCTTCATTGAAAGGGAAAGGTTATTCTTACTTCTCACCTATTGTTGGAATGCGACAACATTTTAATCTTGATATTTGTATTCGTCCTTGCATTTCTTTTAAGGGAAATCCACTGAACTTTATTCGTAAAGATGGAAAAGGCGGTTACGAAGAACCAATGGTAAACGCTGTCATCTTCCGTCAAAACACTGAAGGACTTTATGCTGGAATTGAATGGACAAATCCACCTAAGAATGTTCTTGATGCATTTGCATCTCATCCTAAATGGAAAGCTTTTGCAAATGTTCCACCTGAAGAAATGGCAATCTCAACCCGAATTGTAACCAGGAAAGCTGCTACAAGAATTATCAGAGCAGCATTTGAATATGCAAAGAAATATGGATATAAGAATGTAACTGTTTGTGAAAAACCGAATGTATTAAGAGAAACTTCAGGAATGATGTTGAAGATCGGAAAAGAAATTGCAAAAGAATATCCGGATATTGCACTTTGGGACACAAACATTGATGCACAAATGATGTGGCTTACAAAAAATCCTGAAGACTATGGAGTGATTGTTGCCGAAAATATGTTCGGTGATATTATCTCTGATGGATTTGCAGGACTTGTCGGTGGGTTAGGATTTGCTTGCAGTGCAAATCTTGGTGAAGAGGTCGCTGTATTTGAACCTACTCACGGAAGTGCACCAAAATATCAGGAATTAAATCCATCAATCGTAAATCCAATTGCAATGATTCTCAGTGCTTGCATGATGCTTGATCATCTTGGTGAAAATGAAAAAGCTGAAAGAATAAGAAAAGCAATTGCAAAAGTTATAGAAGAAGGCAAAGTAAAAACTTACGATATGATGAAGCTTCGAGGTGGACCAGATGTATTCAAATATGGTGCAGCATCTACTCAGCAAATGACGGATGAAATAATTAAAAATCTCTAA